Proteins found in one Gimesia chilikensis genomic segment:
- a CDS encoding ThuA domain-containing protein, with amino-acid sequence MTCYRALILTFCVCLFSSSTIADAAESQVEKTHKKKVVLIAGPKSHGPVGNGIHDYPWSVKLLKVMLDNSNIQDQVRVEYHLDGWPENPATLNDADTIMVISDGRDGEKFTEAPHFANQEHLQQIQRQIDRGCGFLTFHFSTFAPDQYSKQIQNWSGGYFDWEENGVRKWYSAIKTLQAPVELPYADHPICRGVKPFEMREEFYFNLRFQQNDPRLIPLLEVPALQGRAEQGNVVAWAKERENGGRGFGTTCGHFYDNWQNAAFRKFILNAIVWSAQASVPAQGVEARYYTHAEITSALTGIEGTTPAFVDDRPLRVLMLAGNEAHTWHNWKKTTPAIKQLLERDPRIKVDVSNDIEELSQKPLQDYQVIIQNYTNWHDGTPLSEASRTAFMNYLQKGGGLILIHFANGAFHFSLPKAGESDWPEYRKIVRRVWNHDGKGEQKSGHDAFGNFEVLITDDSHPLTHNLQNFPVTDELYFRQAGTEPVEPIITAKSKVTGKREPLAWTYHYGKGRIFQTLLGHSEKTYDSFEACEILRRATAWAAGRDILELKRPPEKPASNNSVSLLGPGKWGKALNTNAGSISIPTKTIQKSKYLSADCWVKLNSKSGFNVFLASSKKSNPAHWEMYSYARSGFYSVYLPGQGGEYKTRVNICDQKWHHVGMILEPDRIQLFVDGKRELEASLPAPKQTEIASGNLRIGGLVEKSIFSDGLLDELRITKGARDFTQVPPKPLKTDAETLILFSFDETGKDLNTLEEASGKLIPLETRTQGSQKEPVKKKEVRDHWGKESVGFEQPVQATEDNRWQQTDIGNWLASIVPLPSGPVKKGLSIRVGNQQAGTACYDTRHCKLRGLWTGGFLKPYPERFGLIRAPAPEGTIHFSTQEGPGWSPEYPCRFLGSHVNRDRVTLEYQIGETTVYESPWLLKNQGTHCFTRSFEIGPGSQSLQLHIADASQVKTVPGGSRLFISNDPQSPFTIGCDGWDQIQPRIIGNGKTQTAVFEIPPRKSTQHFTIFYQINTAQDTLQKHPTPSLTSASLQPLLIPGPSRWNELLRTQGVVSIDDAPYVVDTISIPFENPYRALFFISGHDFLDNGDLAVATVHGDIWLVKGVDQDLKNLKWKRFATGLFQPLGLKVVQNKIHVLGRDQITILHDQNLDDEADFYECFHNQYSTSPGGHDYVTCLETDSFGNFYFMHAQQGVMQVSSNGRQLNRIASGFRNPNGMGIGPGNIITASPQEGNWTPASNITEISPGGYYGYGGPRITTERPLGYDRPLCWIPRLQDNSSGGQVWVTSREWGPLQNQLLHLSYGQSKIMLALREVIQGQSQGGTLTLPLNFDSGVMRGRFSPRDGQLYVSGMKGWVTNAVQDGCLQRVRYTGQPVDLPVAVKTMQNGISLIFSNALERKTAENPNNYAIQQWNYLWSQNYGSPEYRVSAPQVEGRDEVEVLSATLLPDQRTVFLELPSVKPVMQMGISYHLTSETGTDLKQTYYHTINTVSTQKMDSEKLTRRKKMQLLTLTQRQQLKPGILWKFHQENAKSETNEDARPSRMLALTVNKNEPVTPFLKPGTFSATAEGFLQVPLSGKYHFSMEGSGNCRMAINQKPVLKAEGTDLKQASPAAVTLEKGYNRIRLEYQSPFKGDARLRILWRGSQFATEPVPPTILTHLSDDRLLEKMRQIRAGRALFAEFKCHTCHGVNQENSTGFTFDAEQLSSVQSLSRMPELNQPPPNLDNIGNRISKRWLFHWLRNPHSLKPDTRMPHLSGPPDSKQTIQQAADLTAWFVSRATKPVRSEPGLPLNSDAPGPEQLAESGAKRFEDLGCINCHHFNTDISQADEYQRHSLALIKRKFSHSQLARFLELPHLHHPWSRMPDFRLTPIESAELAAFLIERSEGKIPSAMIPPAGSAQRGQKLYYETLGCARCHGSLQGDDQPLTLKRSVLTSQPTVNGCLSKANEVARGIPKFNLTTVEKESIQAFLHFGTESLQQRNFPEISDRWTKQLNCVACHHRDTIQSPRAMIVVDEGESGLPPEPLPSLTWAGEKLKSGWLESFLAGEIKWRPRPWLKSRMPQFPAHAHLLAAGLREEHGIPSKTNSHLASSLQVKHETLIDKGKQLTTRQALDCRQCHGIGDLQPSGDEKTRIAPGINFVHIRERLTPEYYHRFVLDPPRFDISTKMPKLSADGETTKISTILNGDARRQFEAIWHYIHSLEEPSRSYLIAPRPD; translated from the coding sequence GTGACCTGTTATCGAGCACTCATTCTCACTTTCTGCGTATGCCTGTTTTCCAGTTCGACCATTGCCGATGCCGCTGAGTCACAGGTGGAAAAAACTCACAAGAAGAAAGTGGTCCTGATCGCAGGCCCCAAAAGCCATGGTCCCGTGGGAAATGGAATCCATGACTACCCCTGGTCGGTTAAGTTACTCAAAGTCATGTTGGACAATTCCAATATACAGGATCAGGTTCGTGTCGAGTACCACCTTGATGGCTGGCCTGAAAATCCCGCCACTCTGAATGATGCAGACACCATCATGGTCATTTCCGATGGCCGGGACGGTGAGAAATTTACCGAAGCTCCTCACTTTGCAAACCAGGAGCACCTGCAGCAGATTCAGAGGCAGATCGACCGAGGTTGTGGCTTTCTGACCTTTCATTTCTCGACATTCGCACCGGACCAGTACTCAAAACAGATCCAAAACTGGTCAGGGGGCTATTTTGACTGGGAGGAGAACGGGGTCCGTAAATGGTACTCTGCCATTAAAACCCTGCAAGCCCCTGTAGAACTTCCCTATGCAGACCATCCAATCTGCCGAGGCGTCAAGCCGTTTGAAATGCGCGAGGAGTTCTATTTCAATCTCCGTTTTCAGCAGAATGACCCGCGTTTGATCCCGCTCCTGGAAGTTCCTGCCCTGCAAGGAAGAGCAGAGCAGGGGAATGTCGTCGCCTGGGCAAAAGAACGTGAAAACGGAGGACGTGGTTTCGGGACCACCTGCGGCCACTTTTACGATAACTGGCAGAACGCTGCGTTTCGCAAATTCATTCTCAACGCGATTGTCTGGTCAGCGCAAGCATCAGTCCCGGCACAGGGTGTCGAAGCACGCTATTATACGCATGCGGAAATCACCTCGGCCCTCACAGGAATCGAGGGGACAACACCTGCGTTTGTGGATGATCGCCCGCTTCGCGTGTTGATGTTAGCAGGCAACGAAGCACACACCTGGCATAACTGGAAAAAAACAACTCCTGCGATCAAACAACTGCTGGAGCGGGATCCTCGTATCAAGGTCGATGTCTCAAATGACATTGAAGAACTCTCACAAAAGCCTCTGCAAGACTACCAGGTCATCATTCAAAACTATACCAACTGGCACGATGGAACCCCATTAAGTGAGGCATCGCGAACCGCCTTTATGAATTACCTTCAGAAAGGAGGGGGGCTGATCCTGATTCACTTCGCCAACGGCGCCTTTCATTTCTCGCTGCCCAAAGCGGGGGAATCTGACTGGCCGGAGTATCGTAAAATCGTCAGGCGGGTCTGGAACCATGACGGAAAAGGGGAACAGAAAAGCGGCCACGATGCGTTCGGAAATTTTGAAGTGCTGATCACTGATGACTCTCACCCGCTGACGCACAATCTGCAGAATTTCCCCGTAACCGACGAACTCTATTTTCGACAGGCTGGCACGGAGCCCGTTGAACCTATCATTACGGCCAAATCTAAAGTAACCGGAAAACGGGAGCCGCTGGCCTGGACCTATCATTACGGTAAGGGACGCATTTTCCAGACACTGCTGGGACACAGCGAAAAAACGTATGACTCCTTTGAAGCTTGTGAAATCCTGCGACGGGCGACAGCCTGGGCAGCGGGGAGAGACATACTCGAGCTCAAACGTCCCCCTGAGAAACCAGCCAGCAATAATTCGGTCTCTCTGCTCGGTCCGGGTAAGTGGGGAAAGGCACTCAATACCAATGCAGGTTCGATCTCCATTCCCACTAAAACAATTCAAAAATCGAAATATCTGAGTGCTGACTGTTGGGTCAAGTTGAATTCGAAATCAGGATTTAATGTCTTCCTCGCCTCCAGCAAGAAGAGCAACCCGGCCCACTGGGAGATGTATTCTTATGCCCGCAGCGGTTTCTACAGCGTGTATCTCCCGGGGCAGGGAGGCGAATATAAAACCAGGGTCAACATCTGTGACCAGAAATGGCATCACGTGGGCATGATCCTGGAACCTGACCGTATTCAGTTGTTTGTCGATGGTAAGCGAGAACTCGAAGCTTCGCTGCCTGCTCCAAAACAAACAGAGATCGCCTCGGGAAATCTTCGGATCGGCGGCCTGGTAGAGAAGTCAATCTTCAGTGACGGCCTGCTGGATGAATTACGGATTACCAAAGGGGCGCGTGATTTCACACAGGTGCCCCCCAAACCTCTCAAAACAGATGCCGAAACGCTGATTCTGTTCTCATTTGATGAGACAGGCAAAGACTTAAACACACTTGAAGAAGCCTCTGGTAAGCTCATTCCCCTGGAAACCAGAACCCAGGGTTCTCAAAAGGAACCAGTTAAAAAAAAAGAGGTCCGTGATCACTGGGGCAAAGAATCGGTCGGCTTTGAACAACCAGTCCAGGCGACCGAGGACAACCGCTGGCAACAGACAGACATAGGTAACTGGCTGGCCAGTATTGTGCCTCTCCCCTCAGGTCCCGTTAAGAAGGGACTCTCAATCCGGGTCGGTAACCAGCAGGCAGGGACCGCCTGTTATGATACCAGACACTGTAAACTGCGTGGTCTCTGGACTGGGGGCTTCCTGAAACCATATCCGGAGCGTTTCGGACTGATCCGGGCCCCGGCTCCGGAGGGAACGATTCACTTTTCGACGCAGGAGGGTCCCGGCTGGAGTCCAGAATACCCCTGTCGATTTCTCGGCTCACACGTCAATCGGGACCGTGTCACGCTGGAATATCAAATCGGTGAGACGACTGTTTACGAGTCCCCCTGGCTGTTGAAGAATCAAGGCACCCATTGTTTTACCCGGTCATTTGAAATCGGGCCAGGTAGCCAAAGTCTGCAACTGCACATTGCGGACGCCAGCCAGGTGAAAACAGTACCTGGCGGCAGCCGGCTGTTTATTTCTAATGATCCACAGTCTCCCTTTACCATTGGATGTGACGGCTGGGACCAAATCCAGCCCCGAATCATCGGCAATGGAAAAACGCAAACTGCGGTCTTTGAAATTCCACCCCGAAAATCCACACAGCATTTCACCATCTTCTATCAAATCAATACGGCCCAGGATACTCTGCAAAAGCACCCCACTCCCAGTCTGACATCGGCTTCCTTACAGCCACTGCTCATCCCGGGGCCGTCCCGCTGGAATGAACTCCTGAGAACACAAGGAGTCGTCAGCATAGATGACGCTCCCTATGTCGTGGACACAATTTCTATCCCCTTCGAAAATCCTTATCGAGCCCTCTTTTTCATCAGCGGTCACGACTTTCTGGATAACGGAGACCTGGCTGTCGCCACCGTACATGGTGATATCTGGTTGGTAAAGGGGGTCGACCAGGACCTGAAGAACCTGAAGTGGAAACGCTTTGCGACCGGTCTGTTTCAGCCCCTGGGACTCAAAGTTGTGCAGAATAAAATTCATGTGCTGGGACGGGATCAAATTACGATCCTGCACGACCAGAATCTGGATGACGAAGCAGATTTCTATGAATGTTTTCATAATCAGTACTCCACGTCGCCCGGAGGCCATGATTATGTCACCTGCCTGGAGACTGACTCTTTCGGCAACTTCTATTTCATGCATGCCCAACAGGGAGTGATGCAGGTTTCTTCGAATGGCCGCCAGTTGAATCGTATCGCTTCCGGCTTCCGAAATCCTAACGGGATGGGAATCGGGCCTGGGAATATCATCACAGCTTCTCCCCAGGAAGGTAACTGGACTCCCGCCTCAAACATCACCGAAATCAGTCCCGGGGGATACTACGGATATGGCGGCCCACGTATAACGACAGAACGTCCGTTGGGGTACGATCGGCCGTTATGCTGGATCCCTCGCCTGCAGGACAATTCGAGCGGCGGCCAGGTCTGGGTCACCAGTCGTGAGTGGGGACCTCTCCAAAACCAGTTGCTGCACCTTTCTTATGGTCAGAGCAAAATCATGCTGGCACTTCGAGAGGTAATCCAGGGGCAATCTCAGGGTGGTACTTTAACGCTCCCCTTGAATTTTGATTCAGGCGTAATGCGGGGAAGATTCAGCCCCCGGGATGGACAACTCTATGTCAGCGGCATGAAAGGCTGGGTGACCAATGCGGTACAAGATGGCTGCCTGCAGCGCGTACGTTACACAGGTCAGCCTGTCGATCTCCCTGTCGCTGTCAAAACGATGCAGAACGGGATCTCTCTGATATTTTCCAATGCACTGGAAAGGAAAACTGCAGAGAATCCGAACAACTATGCGATCCAGCAGTGGAATTACCTCTGGTCTCAAAATTATGGCTCTCCGGAATACCGAGTCTCCGCCCCACAGGTTGAGGGACGAGATGAGGTGGAAGTCCTTTCTGCGACTTTATTACCCGATCAGCGAACTGTCTTCCTGGAACTCCCGTCCGTCAAACCTGTAATGCAGATGGGCATTTCTTACCATCTGACTTCTGAGACAGGCACAGACCTGAAACAAACCTACTACCACACAATCAACACCGTATCCACACAGAAAATGGATTCGGAGAAGCTGACTCGTCGTAAGAAAATGCAATTACTGACACTCACGCAGCGTCAGCAACTGAAACCAGGTATTCTCTGGAAATTCCATCAGGAGAATGCCAAATCAGAGACAAACGAAGACGCACGCCCATCCCGCATGCTGGCCCTGACGGTCAATAAAAACGAACCGGTCACCCCTTTTCTTAAACCCGGAACATTCTCAGCCACAGCAGAAGGTTTTCTGCAGGTCCCCCTGTCCGGAAAGTACCATTTCAGTATGGAAGGCAGTGGAAATTGTCGCATGGCAATCAATCAGAAACCTGTTCTGAAAGCAGAAGGAACTGATCTCAAACAAGCCTCACCCGCTGCAGTTACATTGGAAAAAGGCTATAACCGGATTCGGCTGGAATACCAGAGTCCATTCAAGGGTGACGCCCGTTTACGAATCCTCTGGCGTGGTTCTCAGTTTGCCACCGAACCCGTGCCTCCCACCATTCTAACTCATTTAAGCGATGATCGGCTGTTGGAGAAAATGCGACAGATCAGGGCAGGGCGGGCGTTATTCGCAGAATTCAAATGTCACACCTGCCACGGGGTTAACCAGGAAAACTCAACAGGGTTCACCTTTGACGCTGAGCAGCTTTCATCAGTGCAATCCCTGTCGAGGATGCCTGAACTGAACCAGCCTCCTCCCAACCTTGATAATATTGGAAACCGGATTAGCAAACGCTGGCTATTTCACTGGCTACGCAACCCACACAGCCTGAAACCAGATACCCGAATGCCTCACCTGTCAGGCCCCCCGGATTCAAAACAGACGATTCAGCAGGCAGCAGACTTGACAGCCTGGTTTGTATCGCGGGCTACTAAACCTGTTCGTTCCGAACCCGGGTTGCCCCTGAACTCGGATGCTCCAGGCCCTGAGCAGTTAGCAGAATCTGGCGCGAAACGCTTCGAGGATCTGGGGTGTATCAACTGCCATCACTTCAATACAGATATTTCCCAAGCCGACGAATACCAGAGACACTCTCTGGCATTAATCAAACGAAAATTCAGTCACTCGCAACTGGCTCGTTTTTTAGAGTTACCACATCTTCACCACCCCTGGAGCAGGATGCCAGACTTTAGATTAACACCAATAGAGTCAGCGGAATTAGCGGCTTTTCTGATCGAGCGTTCGGAAGGCAAAATCCCGAGCGCCATGATCCCCCCGGCTGGATCGGCACAGCGGGGACAAAAACTATACTATGAGACGCTGGGCTGTGCCCGCTGCCACGGCTCCCTGCAGGGAGATGATCAGCCACTCACCCTCAAACGCTCTGTGTTGACCAGCCAGCCAACTGTGAATGGCTGTCTCTCAAAAGCGAATGAAGTCGCTCGTGGTATCCCCAAATTCAACCTCACTACAGTTGAAAAAGAGTCGATCCAGGCCTTCCTGCATTTTGGAACTGAATCCTTACAACAGAGGAATTTCCCCGAAATCTCAGATCGCTGGACGAAACAGTTGAACTGTGTCGCCTGCCATCACCGCGATACAATCCAGAGCCCGCGGGCCATGATTGTCGTTGATGAGGGGGAGTCTGGCTTACCTCCAGAACCCTTACCATCTCTGACCTGGGCGGGGGAGAAACTGAAATCGGGATGGCTGGAGTCCTTTCTGGCGGGCGAAATCAAATGGCGTCCCCGTCCCTGGCTGAAATCCCGTATGCCTCAATTTCCAGCACACGCCCATCTGCTGGCTGCGGGACTCCGAGAGGAACATGGCATCCCTTCAAAAACTAACTCTCACCTTGCCTCCAGCCTACAGGTAAAGCATGAGACACTGATTGACAAAGGTAAGCAGCTTACCACCAGACAGGCACTCGACTGTCGTCAGTGCCACGGTATAGGGGACTTGCAGCCTTCGGGAGATGAGAAAACCAGAATCGCTCCCGGAATCAATTTTGTGCATATTCGCGAACGCCTGACTCCGGAATATTATCATCGATTCGTCCTTGATCCTCCTCGATTTGACATCTCAACCAAAATGCCGAAACTTTCCGCAGACGGAGAAACGACAAAGATTTCCACAATCCTGAACGGTGATGCTCGCCGACAGTTTGAGGCCATCTGGCACTATATCCATAGCCTGGAAGAGCCCTCACGGAGCTATTTGATTGCTCCGCGACCCGACTGA
- a CDS encoding sulfatase family protein has protein sequence MKLKSVSLFILAFSLFSNRVQAADKQQDRKPNILIILCDDLGYGDLECYGHPHIKTPHLNQLAAQGMRLTDCYASAPVCSPSRAGLLTGRTPNRLGVYDWIPEGHPMHLKREESTIAQLLQQAGYDTAHVGKWHCNGLFNSSEQPQPGDHGFRHWFSTQNNAIPTHENPVNFVRNGEPVGEIEGFSCQIVADEGIQWLAEKRDKKKPFFLHVCFHEPHERVASPPQLVKQYLNRSIYEDQAQYFANVANMDAAVGRLMKTLDEQQLSENTFVFFTSDNGPETLNRYGKGSRRSWGSPGVLRGMKLHIYEGGIRVPGILRWPGRITPGQENTTPVCSVDLLPTLCAMAAVPLPDERPLDGANLLPLFSGKPIQRTTPLFWNYYRANSTPRIAMREGDWKVVAHWSGPEGILPLGNNVNSISQQFIKNAKLNKFEIYNLKQDISEQHNLAWQEPDRLKELKQKLVEKYSAVQKEGPVWDTSDYEQGREKRLFPQKTKQ, from the coding sequence ATGAAATTAAAAAGCGTCTCACTATTTATTCTGGCATTCTCCCTTTTCAGTAATCGGGTTCAGGCCGCAGATAAACAACAGGACCGAAAACCGAATATTCTCATCATTCTCTGCGATGACCTTGGGTATGGTGATTTGGAGTGCTACGGTCACCCGCACATCAAAACGCCACACTTGAATCAGTTGGCAGCACAGGGAATGCGGCTGACAGACTGCTATGCCAGTGCGCCGGTCTGTTCCCCTTCCCGTGCAGGATTGCTGACAGGACGGACTCCTAATCGACTCGGGGTATATGACTGGATTCCAGAAGGGCATCCGATGCACCTGAAGCGCGAAGAGTCCACTATTGCCCAACTGCTCCAGCAGGCGGGGTATGACACGGCACATGTCGGGAAGTGGCACTGTAATGGACTGTTCAATTCCAGCGAACAACCTCAGCCGGGCGATCATGGTTTCAGGCACTGGTTCAGTACCCAAAATAATGCGATACCTACTCACGAAAATCCGGTTAATTTCGTCAGGAATGGGGAGCCTGTCGGAGAAATCGAAGGTTTTTCCTGCCAGATAGTGGCGGATGAGGGAATTCAGTGGTTAGCAGAGAAGCGTGACAAAAAGAAACCGTTCTTCCTGCATGTCTGTTTTCATGAGCCGCATGAGCGGGTTGCATCTCCTCCCCAATTGGTCAAACAGTATCTCAATCGAAGCATCTATGAGGATCAGGCTCAGTATTTTGCCAATGTGGCCAATATGGACGCTGCTGTGGGCCGCTTGATGAAAACACTGGACGAACAGCAACTCTCGGAGAACACTTTTGTCTTCTTTACGTCTGACAATGGTCCTGAAACATTAAATCGCTACGGCAAAGGGTCACGTCGCTCCTGGGGATCACCGGGCGTTCTTCGGGGGATGAAATTGCACATCTATGAGGGGGGAATCCGGGTCCCTGGCATTCTGCGCTGGCCCGGTCGTATCACACCCGGGCAGGAGAATACGACTCCCGTCTGCAGCGTGGATTTGCTACCTACCCTGTGCGCGATGGCTGCCGTTCCATTACCCGACGAACGGCCACTGGATGGGGCGAATCTGCTGCCGCTGTTTTCTGGAAAACCAATTCAACGAACAACGCCTCTTTTCTGGAACTACTATCGTGCGAACAGCACTCCCCGCATCGCGATGCGTGAAGGAGACTGGAAGGTAGTGGCCCACTGGAGTGGACCAGAGGGGATTCTGCCTTTGGGGAACAATGTGAACTCGATTTCACAACAGTTCATCAAAAATGCAAAGCTGAACAAATTCGAGATCTACAATCTGAAGCAGGATATCAGCGAGCAGCATAATCTGGCCTGGCAGGAACCGGATCGCCTGAAGGAACTGAAGCAGAAGCTGGTTGAAAAGTATTCTGCTGTTCAAAAAGAAGGTCCTGTCTGGGATACTTCAGACTATGAGCAAGGACGGGAAAAACGACTGTTTCCCCAGAAAACGAAGCAGTGA